In the Solibacillus sp. FSL K6-1523 genome, one interval contains:
- a CDS encoding N-acetylglucosamine kinase, with the protein MSNQYILAVDGGASKTTMSIRTAVGLELFSATSTGSNYQAVGVESVQHVLIGLLRSAAAHLPPIHLEVAVFAMAGMDTKRDKIILEEIIEQSLARSSFTFGTIIIENDVEATLKGLCEENATLLISGTGAICYSVAGQTTFRAGGWGHRVGDEGSGYWIGKHIAKAVFRAADGRNEPTSLTKLILDAYKLEDSDALLNWIYSEEYTNTRLANLASFLQQAVIQNDNVAKKIAEKAAMELFLLSTTVLNKANYTQGTHLFFLNGGILKNNEFILNLLKEKLVAIYPQLTIQMCEKKPIEAIVKRAFNALKAPINP; encoded by the coding sequence ATGAGTAATCAATATATTCTTGCGGTCGATGGGGGCGCCTCAAAAACAACGATGTCCATTCGTACAGCAGTCGGACTGGAACTTTTTAGTGCCACTTCAACAGGTTCTAACTATCAAGCCGTTGGAGTAGAAAGTGTCCAACATGTACTAATCGGATTATTGCGAAGTGCAGCAGCACATCTCCCACCAATCCATCTAGAGGTGGCGGTTTTTGCGATGGCTGGAATGGATACGAAGCGTGATAAAATTATTCTTGAAGAGATTATTGAGCAAAGCCTTGCCCGTTCTTCATTTACATTTGGCACAATCATTATCGAAAATGATGTTGAGGCTACGCTAAAAGGGTTATGTGAAGAGAATGCGACACTGTTAATTTCAGGTACAGGTGCGATTTGTTATAGTGTCGCAGGTCAAACAACTTTCCGAGCGGGTGGCTGGGGACATCGCGTTGGTGATGAAGGTAGTGGCTACTGGATTGGAAAGCATATTGCCAAGGCGGTTTTCCGCGCAGCTGACGGTCGCAATGAACCAACCTCGCTCACAAAACTTATTTTAGATGCTTATAAACTAGAAGATAGTGACGCGTTACTCAACTGGATTTACAGTGAAGAATATACAAATACGCGACTAGCGAACTTAGCTTCATTTTTACAACAGGCAGTTATTCAAAATGATAACGTCGCGAAAAAAATTGCAGAAAAAGCCGCTATGGAGTTATTCCTATTAAGCACGACCGTATTAAACAAGGCTAACTATACACAAGGGACTCACCTATTCTTTTTAAATGGTGGCATTTTAAAAAACAATGAATTCATTTTAAATTTATTAAAAGAAAAGCTAGTAGCAATTTATCCGCAACTTACAATTCAAATGTGCGAGAAAAAGCCGATTGAAGCTATTGTAAAGCGTGCATTCAACGCATTAAAGGCTCCAATAAATCCATAG
- a CDS encoding LysE family transporter, with amino-acid sequence MDIYLKFVLVGLSIALPVGAITVEMTKQGLKNGFFHGWAVGIGGMTIDVLLILALYFGLAQILSLPYVQMPLWIIGAGFLFLLAYDSIKNADQDITLAGEKVNKSIGKTFRNGLLVAVSPGNLVFWVSVFGAVLADSYSSSESSSFIIAALGILTGILLHDIGLLAVISMTRKVMNKQMIKWTSIVAGMLLFGFGCYFLYEFYLDVQHYF; translated from the coding sequence ATGGATATTTATTTAAAATTTGTTCTAGTTGGTTTATCAATTGCACTTCCAGTAGGAGCAATTACGGTTGAAATGACAAAACAAGGTTTGAAAAATGGATTCTTTCACGGTTGGGCTGTTGGAATAGGTGGAATGACAATCGATGTATTACTCATATTGGCACTCTATTTTGGGCTTGCACAAATACTATCACTACCTTATGTTCAAATGCCGTTATGGATTATAGGCGCAGGTTTTTTATTCCTGCTAGCATATGATTCGATAAAAAATGCAGATCAGGACATCACATTAGCCGGTGAAAAAGTAAATAAATCAATCGGTAAAACTTTTCGTAATGGGTTACTTGTAGCTGTATCTCCAGGGAATTTAGTGTTCTGGGTGTCTGTATTTGGTGCTGTACTAGCGGACTCCTATTCTTCGAGTGAATCAAGCAGTTTTATCATTGCAGCACTCGGGATATTAACGGGTATTTTACTTCATGATATCGGTTTATTAGCGGTTATTTCCATGACAAGAAAGGTAATGAATAAACAGATGATTAAGTGGACATCCATTGTTGCTGGAATGCTCCTCTTTGGTTTTGGGT